A genomic segment from Nicotiana tabacum cultivar K326 chromosome 7, ASM71507v2, whole genome shotgun sequence encodes:
- the LOC107786671 gene encoding uncharacterized protein LOC107786671, with protein sequence MQFGYEVPNLQQFAIRVQSLTCSSSGCERNWSVYEHIHTKKRNRLELKKLNDLVFIKYNRTLARRYKARNIIDPILLDNIDEANEWLTGGTKNHEEEVFEGEGLTFGHVAMASGVEENVYGFRGSTLRSRERVSTSISTCTSRTLINEASDEEEDDDDQYNNSNMMTLQEFGDLVEK encoded by the exons ATGCAATTTGGTTATGAAGTTCCAAACTTGCAACAATTTGCTATTAGAGTTCAAAGCTTAACTTGTAGCTCATCCGGATGCGAGAGAAATTGGAGTGTTTATGAACAT ATTCATACTAAGAAGAGGAACAGGCTTGAGCTAAAGAAACTCAATGATCTTGTGTTCATAAAATATAATAGAACATTGGCTCGTCGTTACAAAGCTCGCAATATCATTGATCCAATTTTATTGGATAACATTGATGAAGCAAATGAATGGTTAACCGGAGGCACCAAAAATCATGAAGAAGAAGTGTTTGAAGGAGAAGGTCTCACTTTTGGTCATGTTGCTATGGCAAGTGGAGTTGAAGAGAATGTTTATGGTTTTAGGGGAAGTACTTTAAGGAGCAGAGAAAGAGTATCTACAAGTATAAGTACATGTACAAGTAGAACCCTAATTAATGAAGCCtccgatgaagaagaagatgatgatgaccAATATAATAACTCGAACATGATGACACTTCAAGAGTTTGGAGATCTTGTTGAAAAATAG
- the LOC142162247 gene encoding uncharacterized protein LOC142162247: MSPYELLYRKKPLLGHLRVLGCLCYAKIVNKADKLQPTAIIAVHMGYSSSHKGYILLNLSTNSFFVNRDVTLREVIFPFQQFSSYKQSVFPNTSSSVLPMLLSDGMLKMLQQNPTRILLHMTLQSHHMQALPLLAAPTQVQDHYQLIYHQASIASSSLEVEPVSYVEAIKDLRWVAAMKSEIATLEDNHTWNVVPLPHVIVKTILSIAAMQHWHIHQMNVSNAFLQGDLYDEIYIDLP; encoded by the exons ATGTCTCCTTATGAGTTATTGTACAGAAAGAAGCCATTGCTTGGACACCTCAGGGTCCTAGGTTGCTTGTGTTATGCCAAGATTGTCAATAAGGCTGATAAGCTTCAACCAACAGCTATCATTGCTGTTCACATGGGCTACTCTTCTTCACATAAGGGATACATTCTTCTTAACTTGTCAACTAACTCCTTTTTTGTTAACAGAGATGTAACACTCAGGGAAGTTATCTTCCCATTTCAGCAGTTCTCCTCTTACAAACAGTCTGTGTTTCCTAATACATCTTCTTCTGTCTTACCAATGTTACTAAGTGATGGAATGCTCAAGATGCTTCAGCAGAACCCAACCAGAATTCTACTGCACATGACTCTTCAGTCTCACCACATGCAAGCTCTTCCTCTCCTAGCAGCACCGACTCAAGTGCAAGATCATTACCAGCTGAtatatcaccag GCTTCCATTGCTTCTTCCTCTCTTGAAGTTGAACCTGTTTCTTATGTTGAAGCAATCAAGGATCTCAGATGGGTAGCTGCTATGAAGTCTGAGATTGCTACTTTAGAGGATAATCATACATGGAATGTTGTGCCCTTACCTCATG TTATAGTCAAAACTATTCTTTCCATTGCTGCTATGCAACATTGGCACATTCATCAAATGAATGTGTCAAATGCTTTTCTCCAAGGTGATCTTTATGATGAGATCTACATAGACCTGCCTTAG
- the LOC107786670 gene encoding uncharacterized protein LOC107786670 isoform X1, with protein MTDSLAFSGDMLIDGFDEGEGEFRKHGEVNVDPVKLPSLTWQRKLNCDDISLSEFSLKLKEMVSLAPLGFRLWRFLQEEKAKGKDGLFINPFIKRIYSSCQGVPIGGMGAGSIGRSFKGEFLRWQIFPRICEDTPVLANQFSIFVRRSNGENYSTVLCPRTPNDSAACGIGSWDWNLGGQNCTYHALFPRAWTVYEGEPDPELRVVCRQISPFIPHNYKESSLPTAVFTFTVHNLGKTSADVTLLFTWANSAGGDSGISGHHFNSKFRMEDGVQGVLLHHMTSKERPSVTFAIAAEANDTVHVSECPFFVISGDSQGITAKDMWNEVKKNGSFDHLQSEEMSMPSDPGSLVGAAVAASLTIPADDVKSVTFSLAWACPEINFASGRTYHRRYTKFYGTTGHAAAKIAHDAIQEHTQWESQIEEWQKPIIEDKRLPEWYPITLFNELYYLNAGGTIWTDGLPPVQKLSTIGKRFSIDRSSLDVKVSADPTQSDDTAVLILERMGSVLDELQTPVSVNAAVGTNLLQKGEENVGQFLYLEGIEYYMCNTYDVHFYASFALTMLFPELELSIQRDFAAAVMMHDPSKRLLLDDGMSATRKVLGAVPHDIGMDDPWFEVNYYCLYNTDRWKDLNPKFVLQVYRDFVATGDKKFVEAVWPSVYMAMAFMDQFDKDGDGMIENEGFPDQTYDVWSVSGVSAYSGGLWVAALQAASALAREVGDKGSEDYFWFKFQKAKEVYQKLWNGSYFNYDNSGSAVSSSIQADQLAGQWYARACGLLPIVDEEKAKTTFETVFNFNVMKVKDGKRGAVNGMRPNGEPDSSSLQSREIWSGVTYAVAAAMIHEDMADMGFKTAAGVYETVWSEDGFGYAFQTPEGWNTEGRYRALGYMRPLAIWAMQWALNPPKIPKQEVKPELEADSLSRQHAGFQTVARFLKLPKEKDARSVFQVLFDYTCKRMTN; from the exons ATGACTGATTCACTTGCTTTTTCAG GAGATATGTTGATTGATGGATTTGATGAAGGAGAAGGAGAATTTCGCAAACATGGGGAG GTTAATGTTGACCCAGTGAAACTTCCATCTTTGACTTGGCAGCGCAAGTTAAACTGTGATGATATTTCCCTTTCAGAATTCAGTCTTAAGCTGAAAGAAATGGTTTCTCTG GCTCCTCTAGGTTTCCGCCTGTGGAGATTTCTACAAGAAGAAAAAGCCAAGGGAAAG GATGGTCTGTTTATCAATCCTTTCATAAAAAGGATCTACTCATCATGCCAAGGAGTTCCTATTGGTGGTATGGG TGCAGGAAGCATAGGAAGAAGCTTCAAAGGTGAATTTTTGCGCTGGCAAATATTTCCTAGGATATGTGAAGATACACCAGTTCTGGCAAACCAATTTTCT ATATTTGTTAGACGTTCAAATGGTGAAAATTATTCTACTGTGTTATGCCCAAGAACTCCAAA TGATTCTGCAGCTTGTGGAATAGGATCCTGGGACTGGAATCTGGGTGGCCAAAATTGTACATATCATGCTCTGTTTCCAAGAGCGTGGACTGTATACGAAG GGGAACCTGATCCGGAACTCAGGGTAGTATGCCGTCAGATCTCTCCTTTTATCCCCCACAACTACAAAGAGAGCAGCTTACCTACAGCAGTCTTTACTTTCACG GTTCATAACTTGGGAAAGACGTCTGCAGATGTCACTTTGCTTTTCACCTGGGCA AATTCTGCTGGTGGAGATTCTGGAATTTCTGGCCATCATTTCAATTCAAAGTTTAG AATGGAAGATGGAGTCCAAGGCGTACTCTTGCACCACAT GACTTCCAAAGAACGGCCTTCTGTAACTTTTGCAATTGCAGCAGAGGCAAATGATACAGTTCACGTCTCTGAGTGCCCTTTCTTTGTGATATCTGGAGACTCCCAGGGAATTACAGCAAAAGATATGTGGAATGAAGTAAAAAAG AATGGATCCTTTGATCACCTCCAATCTGAGGAAATGTCAATGCCTTCTGATCCGGGATCACTTGTTGGAGCGGCAGTTGCAGCTTCACTAACTATTCCAGCAGATGATGTAAAAAGTGTGACATTCTCATTGGCATGGGCCTGCCCTGAAATTAATTTTGCAAGTGGTAGAACTTATCACAG GCGCTACACAAAGTTTTATGGTACTACGGGGCATGCTGCTGCAAAAATTGCACATGATGCTATCCAGG AGCACACCCAGTGGGAGTCACAAATAGAAGAATGGCAGAAACCTATAATTGAAGACAAGAGGCTTCCCGAATG GTATCCAATAACTCTCTTCAATGAGCTCTATTATTTAAATGCTGGGGGGACAATTTGGACAG atgGATTGCCACCAGTTCAAAAATTATCAACAATTGGGAAAAGATTTTCCATAGATAGATCTAGTTTGGATGTAAAAGTAAGTGCTGATCCAACCCAGTCAGATGATACTGCTGttctcattcttgaaaggatgGGCTCGGTGCTTGATGAACTTCAAACTCCTGTCTCAGTAAATGCTGCTGTCGGGACAAATCTTCTTCAGAAGGGAGAGGAAAATGTTGGCCAGTTCCTCTATCTTGAAGGGATTGAATATTATATGTGTAACACATATGATGTTCATTTTTATGCATCTTTTGCCTTGACTATGCTATTCCCAGAACTTGAACTTAGCATACAACGAGACTTTGCAGCTGCTGTGATGATGCATGATCCAAGTAAGAGATTGCTCTTGGATGATGGAATGTCTGCGACAAGGAAAGTTCTTGGCGCTGTTCCTCATGATATTGGAATGGATGATCCATGGTTTGAAGTAAATTACTATTGCCTGTATAACACAGATAGGTGGAAAGATTTGAATCCAAAATTTGTTCTTCAAGTTTACAGGGATTTTGTTGCGACAGGTGATAAAAAGTTTGTCGAAGCTGTTTGGCCATCTGTGTATATGGCAATGGCTTTCATGGATCAATTTGATAAGGATGGGGATGGGATGATAGAAAATGAAGGATTTCCTGATCAGACATATGATGTATGGTCTGTCTCTGGTGTGAGTGCATACAGTGGTGGCCTATGGGTGGCAGCTTTGCAGGCTGCATCAGCCTTAGCTCGAGAAGTTGGTGACAAGGGTTCTGAAGACTACTTTTGGTTTAAGTTTCAGAAAGCAAAGGAAGTTTATCAAAAATTGTGGAATGGTTCTTACTTTAACTACGATAATAGTGGCAGTGCCGTAAGCTCGTCCATTCAAGCTGATCAGTTGGCTGGACAATG GTACGCTCGAGCATGTGGTCTTCTACCAATTGTTGATGAAGAAAAAGCTAAAACTACATTTGAGACAGTGTTCAATTTCAATGTCATGAAGGTCAAGGATGGGAAACGAGGAGCAGTGAATGGGATGCGGCCCAATGGAGAGCCTGACTCATCTAGTTTGCAATCAAGGGAGATATGGTCTGGAGTTACATATGCTGTTGCGGCAGCCATGATTCATGAAGACATGGCTGATATGGGATTTAAAACTGCAGCTGGAGTCTACGAAACCGTTTGGTCTGAAGATGGCTTTGG CTATGCTTTTCAGACCCCAGAAGGCTGGAACACAGAAGGCCGATACAGGGCTCTTGGTTACATGCGTCCTTTGGCAATCTGGGCAATGCAATGGGCATTAAACCCACCTAAGATTCCCAAGCAAGAGGTGAAACCAGAATTGGAGGCAGATTCATTGTCTAGACAACATGCTGGTTTTCAGACGGTAGCTCGTTTTCTAAAGCTGCCCAAAGAGAAAGATGCTAGAAGTGTTTTTCAGGTCCTTTTCGATTACACCTGTAAAAGAATGACAAACTAA
- the LOC107786670 gene encoding uncharacterized protein LOC107786670 isoform X3 produces MVKIILLCYAQELQTCGIGSWDWNLGGQNCTYHALFPRAWTVYEGEPDPELRVVCRQISPFIPHNYKESSLPTAVFTFTVHNLGKTSADVTLLFTWANSAGGDSGISGHHFNSKFRMEDGVQGVLLHHMTSKERPSVTFAIAAEANDTVHVSECPFFVISGDSQGITAKDMWNEVKKNGSFDHLQSEEMSMPSDPGSLVGAAVAASLTIPADDVKSVTFSLAWACPEINFASGRTYHRRYTKFYGTTGHAAAKIAHDAIQEHTQWESQIEEWQKPIIEDKRLPEWYPITLFNELYYLNAGGTIWTDGLPPVQKLSTIGKRFSIDRSSLDVKVSADPTQSDDTAVLILERMGSVLDELQTPVSVNAAVGTNLLQKGEENVGQFLYLEGIEYYMCNTYDVHFYASFALTMLFPELELSIQRDFAAAVMMHDPSKRLLLDDGMSATRKVLGAVPHDIGMDDPWFEVNYYCLYNTDRWKDLNPKFVLQVYRDFVATGDKKFVEAVWPSVYMAMAFMDQFDKDGDGMIENEGFPDQTYDVWSVSGVSAYSGGLWVAALQAASALAREVGDKGSEDYFWFKFQKAKEVYQKLWNGSYFNYDNSGSAVSSSIQADQLAGQWYARACGLLPIVDEEKAKTTFETVFNFNVMKVKDGKRGAVNGMRPNGEPDSSSLQSREIWSGVTYAVAAAMIHEDMADMGFKTAAGVYETVWSEDGFGYAFQTPEGWNTEGRYRALGYMRPLAIWAMQWALNPPKIPKQEVKPELEADSLSRQHAGFQTVARFLKLPKEKDARSVFQVLFDYTCKRMTN; encoded by the exons ATGGTGAAAATTATTCTACTGTGTTATGCCCAAGAACTCCAAA CTTGTGGAATAGGATCCTGGGACTGGAATCTGGGTGGCCAAAATTGTACATATCATGCTCTGTTTCCAAGAGCGTGGACTGTATACGAAG GGGAACCTGATCCGGAACTCAGGGTAGTATGCCGTCAGATCTCTCCTTTTATCCCCCACAACTACAAAGAGAGCAGCTTACCTACAGCAGTCTTTACTTTCACG GTTCATAACTTGGGAAAGACGTCTGCAGATGTCACTTTGCTTTTCACCTGGGCA AATTCTGCTGGTGGAGATTCTGGAATTTCTGGCCATCATTTCAATTCAAAGTTTAG AATGGAAGATGGAGTCCAAGGCGTACTCTTGCACCACAT GACTTCCAAAGAACGGCCTTCTGTAACTTTTGCAATTGCAGCAGAGGCAAATGATACAGTTCACGTCTCTGAGTGCCCTTTCTTTGTGATATCTGGAGACTCCCAGGGAATTACAGCAAAAGATATGTGGAATGAAGTAAAAAAG AATGGATCCTTTGATCACCTCCAATCTGAGGAAATGTCAATGCCTTCTGATCCGGGATCACTTGTTGGAGCGGCAGTTGCAGCTTCACTAACTATTCCAGCAGATGATGTAAAAAGTGTGACATTCTCATTGGCATGGGCCTGCCCTGAAATTAATTTTGCAAGTGGTAGAACTTATCACAG GCGCTACACAAAGTTTTATGGTACTACGGGGCATGCTGCTGCAAAAATTGCACATGATGCTATCCAGG AGCACACCCAGTGGGAGTCACAAATAGAAGAATGGCAGAAACCTATAATTGAAGACAAGAGGCTTCCCGAATG GTATCCAATAACTCTCTTCAATGAGCTCTATTATTTAAATGCTGGGGGGACAATTTGGACAG atgGATTGCCACCAGTTCAAAAATTATCAACAATTGGGAAAAGATTTTCCATAGATAGATCTAGTTTGGATGTAAAAGTAAGTGCTGATCCAACCCAGTCAGATGATACTGCTGttctcattcttgaaaggatgGGCTCGGTGCTTGATGAACTTCAAACTCCTGTCTCAGTAAATGCTGCTGTCGGGACAAATCTTCTTCAGAAGGGAGAGGAAAATGTTGGCCAGTTCCTCTATCTTGAAGGGATTGAATATTATATGTGTAACACATATGATGTTCATTTTTATGCATCTTTTGCCTTGACTATGCTATTCCCAGAACTTGAACTTAGCATACAACGAGACTTTGCAGCTGCTGTGATGATGCATGATCCAAGTAAGAGATTGCTCTTGGATGATGGAATGTCTGCGACAAGGAAAGTTCTTGGCGCTGTTCCTCATGATATTGGAATGGATGATCCATGGTTTGAAGTAAATTACTATTGCCTGTATAACACAGATAGGTGGAAAGATTTGAATCCAAAATTTGTTCTTCAAGTTTACAGGGATTTTGTTGCGACAGGTGATAAAAAGTTTGTCGAAGCTGTTTGGCCATCTGTGTATATGGCAATGGCTTTCATGGATCAATTTGATAAGGATGGGGATGGGATGATAGAAAATGAAGGATTTCCTGATCAGACATATGATGTATGGTCTGTCTCTGGTGTGAGTGCATACAGTGGTGGCCTATGGGTGGCAGCTTTGCAGGCTGCATCAGCCTTAGCTCGAGAAGTTGGTGACAAGGGTTCTGAAGACTACTTTTGGTTTAAGTTTCAGAAAGCAAAGGAAGTTTATCAAAAATTGTGGAATGGTTCTTACTTTAACTACGATAATAGTGGCAGTGCCGTAAGCTCGTCCATTCAAGCTGATCAGTTGGCTGGACAATG GTACGCTCGAGCATGTGGTCTTCTACCAATTGTTGATGAAGAAAAAGCTAAAACTACATTTGAGACAGTGTTCAATTTCAATGTCATGAAGGTCAAGGATGGGAAACGAGGAGCAGTGAATGGGATGCGGCCCAATGGAGAGCCTGACTCATCTAGTTTGCAATCAAGGGAGATATGGTCTGGAGTTACATATGCTGTTGCGGCAGCCATGATTCATGAAGACATGGCTGATATGGGATTTAAAACTGCAGCTGGAGTCTACGAAACCGTTTGGTCTGAAGATGGCTTTGG CTATGCTTTTCAGACCCCAGAAGGCTGGAACACAGAAGGCCGATACAGGGCTCTTGGTTACATGCGTCCTTTGGCAATCTGGGCAATGCAATGGGCATTAAACCCACCTAAGATTCCCAAGCAAGAGGTGAAACCAGAATTGGAGGCAGATTCATTGTCTAGACAACATGCTGGTTTTCAGACGGTAGCTCGTTTTCTAAAGCTGCCCAAAGAGAAAGATGCTAGAAGTGTTTTTCAGGTCCTTTTCGATTACACCTGTAAAAGAATGACAAACTAA
- the LOC107786670 gene encoding uncharacterized protein LOC107786670 isoform X2, whose amino-acid sequence MTDSLAFSGDMLIDGFDEGEGEFRKHGEVNVDPVKLPSLTWQRKLNCDDISLSEFSLKLKEMVSLAPLGFRLWRFLQEEKAKGKDGLFINPFIKRIYSSCQGVPIGGMGAGSIGRSFKGEFLRWQIFPRICEDTPVLANQFSIFVRRSNGENYSTVLCPRTPNDSAACGIGSWDWNLGGQNCTYHALFPRAWTVYEGEPDPELRVVCRQISPFIPHNYKESSLPTAVFTFTVHNLGKTSADVTLLFTWANSAGGDSGISGHHFNSKFRMEDGVQGVLLHHMTSKERPSVTFAIAAEANDTVHVSECPFFVISGDSQGITAKDMWNEVKKNGSFDHLQSEEMSMPSDPGSLVGAAVAASLTIPADDVKSVTFSLAWACPEINFASGRTYHRRYTKFYGTTGHAAAKIAHDAIQEHTQWESQIEEWQKPIIEDKRLPEWYPITLFNELYYLNAGGTIWTDGLPPVQKLSTIGKRFSIDRSSLDVKVSADPTQSDDTAVLILERMGSVLDELQTPVSVNAAVGTNLLQKGEENVGQFLYLEGIEYYMCNTYDVHFYASFALTMLFPELELSIQRDFAAAVMMHDPSKRLLLDDGMSATRKVLGAVPHDIGMDDPWFEVNYYCLYNTDRWKDLNPKFVLQVYRDFVATGDKKFVEAVWPSVYMAMAFMDQFDKDGDGMIENEGFPDQTYDVWSVSGVSAYSGGLWVAALQAASALAREVGDKGSEDYFWFKFQKAKEVYQKLWNGSYFNYDNSGSAVSSSIQADQLAGQWYARACGLLPIVDEEKAKTTFETVFNFNVMKVKDGKRGAVNGMRPNGEPDSSSLQSREIWSGVTYAVAAAMIHEDMADMGFKTAAGVYETVWSEDGFGKDRNFLRNRDGNYSCTEVSIIAQSFPERGRLSITKSANEFGNKGWIWRFRVSHCF is encoded by the exons ATGACTGATTCACTTGCTTTTTCAG GAGATATGTTGATTGATGGATTTGATGAAGGAGAAGGAGAATTTCGCAAACATGGGGAG GTTAATGTTGACCCAGTGAAACTTCCATCTTTGACTTGGCAGCGCAAGTTAAACTGTGATGATATTTCCCTTTCAGAATTCAGTCTTAAGCTGAAAGAAATGGTTTCTCTG GCTCCTCTAGGTTTCCGCCTGTGGAGATTTCTACAAGAAGAAAAAGCCAAGGGAAAG GATGGTCTGTTTATCAATCCTTTCATAAAAAGGATCTACTCATCATGCCAAGGAGTTCCTATTGGTGGTATGGG TGCAGGAAGCATAGGAAGAAGCTTCAAAGGTGAATTTTTGCGCTGGCAAATATTTCCTAGGATATGTGAAGATACACCAGTTCTGGCAAACCAATTTTCT ATATTTGTTAGACGTTCAAATGGTGAAAATTATTCTACTGTGTTATGCCCAAGAACTCCAAA TGATTCTGCAGCTTGTGGAATAGGATCCTGGGACTGGAATCTGGGTGGCCAAAATTGTACATATCATGCTCTGTTTCCAAGAGCGTGGACTGTATACGAAG GGGAACCTGATCCGGAACTCAGGGTAGTATGCCGTCAGATCTCTCCTTTTATCCCCCACAACTACAAAGAGAGCAGCTTACCTACAGCAGTCTTTACTTTCACG GTTCATAACTTGGGAAAGACGTCTGCAGATGTCACTTTGCTTTTCACCTGGGCA AATTCTGCTGGTGGAGATTCTGGAATTTCTGGCCATCATTTCAATTCAAAGTTTAG AATGGAAGATGGAGTCCAAGGCGTACTCTTGCACCACAT GACTTCCAAAGAACGGCCTTCTGTAACTTTTGCAATTGCAGCAGAGGCAAATGATACAGTTCACGTCTCTGAGTGCCCTTTCTTTGTGATATCTGGAGACTCCCAGGGAATTACAGCAAAAGATATGTGGAATGAAGTAAAAAAG AATGGATCCTTTGATCACCTCCAATCTGAGGAAATGTCAATGCCTTCTGATCCGGGATCACTTGTTGGAGCGGCAGTTGCAGCTTCACTAACTATTCCAGCAGATGATGTAAAAAGTGTGACATTCTCATTGGCATGGGCCTGCCCTGAAATTAATTTTGCAAGTGGTAGAACTTATCACAG GCGCTACACAAAGTTTTATGGTACTACGGGGCATGCTGCTGCAAAAATTGCACATGATGCTATCCAGG AGCACACCCAGTGGGAGTCACAAATAGAAGAATGGCAGAAACCTATAATTGAAGACAAGAGGCTTCCCGAATG GTATCCAATAACTCTCTTCAATGAGCTCTATTATTTAAATGCTGGGGGGACAATTTGGACAG atgGATTGCCACCAGTTCAAAAATTATCAACAATTGGGAAAAGATTTTCCATAGATAGATCTAGTTTGGATGTAAAAGTAAGTGCTGATCCAACCCAGTCAGATGATACTGCTGttctcattcttgaaaggatgGGCTCGGTGCTTGATGAACTTCAAACTCCTGTCTCAGTAAATGCTGCTGTCGGGACAAATCTTCTTCAGAAGGGAGAGGAAAATGTTGGCCAGTTCCTCTATCTTGAAGGGATTGAATATTATATGTGTAACACATATGATGTTCATTTTTATGCATCTTTTGCCTTGACTATGCTATTCCCAGAACTTGAACTTAGCATACAACGAGACTTTGCAGCTGCTGTGATGATGCATGATCCAAGTAAGAGATTGCTCTTGGATGATGGAATGTCTGCGACAAGGAAAGTTCTTGGCGCTGTTCCTCATGATATTGGAATGGATGATCCATGGTTTGAAGTAAATTACTATTGCCTGTATAACACAGATAGGTGGAAAGATTTGAATCCAAAATTTGTTCTTCAAGTTTACAGGGATTTTGTTGCGACAGGTGATAAAAAGTTTGTCGAAGCTGTTTGGCCATCTGTGTATATGGCAATGGCTTTCATGGATCAATTTGATAAGGATGGGGATGGGATGATAGAAAATGAAGGATTTCCTGATCAGACATATGATGTATGGTCTGTCTCTGGTGTGAGTGCATACAGTGGTGGCCTATGGGTGGCAGCTTTGCAGGCTGCATCAGCCTTAGCTCGAGAAGTTGGTGACAAGGGTTCTGAAGACTACTTTTGGTTTAAGTTTCAGAAAGCAAAGGAAGTTTATCAAAAATTGTGGAATGGTTCTTACTTTAACTACGATAATAGTGGCAGTGCCGTAAGCTCGTCCATTCAAGCTGATCAGTTGGCTGGACAATG GTACGCTCGAGCATGTGGTCTTCTACCAATTGTTGATGAAGAAAAAGCTAAAACTACATTTGAGACAGTGTTCAATTTCAATGTCATGAAGGTCAAGGATGGGAAACGAGGAGCAGTGAATGGGATGCGGCCCAATGGAGAGCCTGACTCATCTAGTTTGCAATCAAGGGAGATATGGTCTGGAGTTACATATGCTGTTGCGGCAGCCATGATTCATGAAGACATGGCTGATATGGGATTTAAAACTGCAGCTGGAGTCTACGAAACCGTTTGGTCTGAAGATGGCTTTGG AAAGGACAGAAACTTCTTAAGAAACAGGGATGGGAATTACTCCTGTACAGAAGTGTCAATAATTGCACAGAGCTTTCCAGAGAGAGGAAGACTTTCAATAACAAAATCAGCAAATGAATTTGGAAACAAAGGCTGGATTTGGAGGTTCAGGGTGTCACATTGTTTTTAG
- the LOC107786669 gene encoding uncharacterized protein LOC107786669, which yields MVLNDSYSQARSQILMMKPVPFLNQAYAMLVSDESQRAVAATSGIPGPLPNEYASHYESIAFSSSKPTIDQKFRKNYNIQCEFCKLKKHSKENWIIGYPPDYKYKKEGGAPTTVSNAYNVFSETTNVVKNSTPQMCVTTCCIPEASHLHLTEGNTTGNAAASSASMNQEFTQALLTLTRDQYDQILQFLNKESSSSSTANVAGSLQCEGEGDW from the exons ATGGTCTTGAATGATTCCTATTCGCAAGCACGCAGCCAAATACTTATGATGAAGCCAGTACCATTTCTGAATCAAGCTTATGCTATGCTAGTTAGTGATGAAAGTCAAAGAGCTGTAGCAGCCACATCTGGCATTCCAGGTCCTCTACCTAATGAATATGCTAGTCACTATGAATCTATAGCATTTTCTAGTTCTAAACCAACTATAGATCAGAAATTCAGGAAAAATTATAACATACAATGTGAGTTTTGCAAGCTTAAGAAACATAGCAAAGAGAATTGGATCATTGGCTATCCACCTGACTACAAATACAAGAAGGAAGGGGGAGCACCTACCACTGTCAGTAATGCTTACAATGTGTTTTCTGAAACTACTAATGTTGTAAAGAATTCCACACCTCAAATGTGTGTGACTACATGCTGCATTCCAGAAGCATCTCACCTTCACCTTACAGAGGGCAATACTACAGGCAATGCTGCAGCTTCATCTGCATCAATGAATCAGGAATTTACACAGGCTCTATTAACTCTTACTAGGGATCAGTATGATCAAATACTTCAGTTTCTCAACAAGGAATCCAGCTCTTCATCTACTGCCAATGTTGCAG GATCTCTTCAGTGTGAGGGTGAAGGCGATTGGTAG